One Nocardia huaxiensis genomic window, GCCAGGCAGCGCGCGGTCTCGGCCACCGTCCGGGCCTCGGCGTGCGCCGCCGGAATGTCGGCATGTGCGGGCGCGGCGGCCACGCCGATCCAGAACTGCGGATGGGATCTGTTGTCGCGCAGGGATAGTCGCGAGAGCAGGGCACGCACCGGATCGGCCGGATCGGCGGGACGGATGGGCACCAGCGCGGTCCAGCCGCCGCTGTCGCGATGCAGGAAGGTGCCCGACAGCCCGCCTATGCGAGCGCGCAATCCGGTGAGAACGCCGGGGCTGGGGTCGCCCATGCGGATCACGGCGACGAAAAAGCCGTCGGCAATGGGGATTTCGGAGTCCCGGGCCCAGCCGCTCGGATCGCGGCCCGCGAGCAGATCGGCCGCTATCTCGCTCTGCCGGACCAGCAGATCCCAGCGCGGCTGGCGGGCGTCACCCACCAGCGCGCTCGCTATCCGCGAGATCACCAGGCCCGCATGGTTGGTGATCCGCAGCCCGAGTTCCGGAATGAGCGAGTACTCGTCGGCCTCCAGCAGCGGGACCAGCTGCGACCAGAAGAAGGCGATGCCGTGCCGGTAGTTGGCCAGCACCTCCTCGATGGGCATGCCGTCGCGCACCAGCCGCACGGCCCGATCGACCAGCGGCTGGGTATCGGTCTCCGAGAGCTCGACGCCCTCGGAGACCGATCGGAAGAACAGCTCCACATTCAGCTGGACGGCCGGCATGAAGTCGGCGTCCAGCATGGAGTTGGGCAACACGTCGTAGGGCGGCAGCGCGATGTCGAATCCGGCCGCCAGCTCGGCGGCATGCGATCGCATTCGCTCGATCGCCGCCGGCCAGAGCCGTTTCCCGGCGTCCGCGTCGGTCATGCCGGCAAGGGAGATGTGCGTCATCGGACTTCCACCTTTGCTGCGTGCTGTGGCCCCACCCTATGCAGCGGGAGCGTCAGCGGCCAGGGAAGCCCTCGGGCAGCACCTGGTAGTC contains:
- a CDS encoding PucR family transcriptional regulator; the encoded protein is MTHISLAGMTDADAGKRLWPAAIERMRSHAAELAAGFDIALPPYDVLPNSMLDADFMPAVQLNVELFFRSVSEGVELSETDTQPLVDRAVRLVRDGMPIEEVLANYRHGIAFFWSQLVPLLEADEYSLIPELGLRITNHAGLVISRIASALVGDARQPRWDLLVRQSEIAADLLAGRDPSGWARDSEIPIADGFFVAVIRMGDPSPGVLTGLRARIGGLSGTFLHRDSGGWTALVPIRPADPADPVRALLSRLSLRDNRSHPQFWIGVAAAPAHADIPAAHAEARTVAETARCLARPETVCHRQHMMFEYAIASGSEALPTLAAILAPLADQPLLSETLDAYIDNQFNHNAVARALFIHRNTVTYRLARITDLTGYDPQDPTGISTLLAARTALRLRAKSFRP